The Clostridium sporogenes genome contains a region encoding:
- a CDS encoding class I SAM-dependent DNA methyltransferase: MECYREFAHIYDELINEDINYKKWAKTITNICDEINLSKMDYLDLACGTGNLTIQVSPYFKSVWAVDLSYDMLTEAENKFRENNIKGKLVCQNICDLKLNKTFNLITCCLDGINYILEKKSLNNLFKNVYNHLKEDGLFIFDINSYYKLNNILGNNLFSYDDEEITYIWRNSTENNITNMDITFFIREDENDYIRFDEEHKERAYKEEEIEEIIINNGFKILRTLDNYEDKKIEETTERIVYILTK; this comes from the coding sequence ATGGAATGTTATAGAGAATTTGCCCATATATATGATGAACTTATAAATGAGGATATAAATTATAAGAAATGGGCTAAAACTATAACAAATATATGTGATGAAATTAACTTAAGTAAGATGGATTATTTAGATTTAGCTTGTGGTACTGGAAATTTAACAATACAAGTATCTCCGTATTTTAAAAGTGTATGGGCGGTAGATCTTTCTTATGATATGTTAACTGAAGCTGAGAATAAGTTTAGAGAAAATAATATAAAAGGTAAATTAGTATGTCAAAACATATGTGATTTAAAATTAAATAAAACTTTTAACTTAATAACCTGTTGTTTAGACGGTATAAATTATATATTAGAAAAAAAATCATTAAATAACCTGTTTAAAAATGTATACAATCATTTAAAAGAAGATGGATTATTTATATTTGATATAAACTCTTACTATAAATTAAATAATATTTTAGGAAACAATCTCTTTAGCTATGATGATGAAGAGATTACGTATATATGGAGAAACTCTACAGAAAATAATATTACCAATATGGATATTACATTTTTTATAAGAGAAGATGAAAATGATTATATAAGATTTGATGAAGAACACAAAGAAAGAGCTTATAAAGAAGAAGAAATAGAAGAAATTATAATAAATAATGGATTTAAAATATTAAGAACTTTAGACAATTATGAGGATAAAAAAATTGAAGAAACAACAGAAAGAATAGTTTATATATTGACTAAATAG
- a CDS encoding small, acid-soluble spore protein, alpha/beta type yields MTKTPLKKVIKSKIKANKELTKEEKLREKMKYEIATELGLQDKVDQLGWGGLTSEETGRIGGIMTKRKKELKLPKNEEILMMSEIKNSMQ; encoded by the coding sequence ATGACAAAGACTCCTTTAAAAAAAGTAATAAAATCTAAAATTAAAGCTAATAAGGAGCTTACTAAAGAGGAAAAATTAAGAGAAAAAATGAAGTATGAAATAGCAACGGAACTTGGGCTACAAGATAAAGTAGACCAATTAGGGTGGGGAGGGTTAACCTCAGAAGAAACAGGAAGAATAGGCGGTATAATGACTAAGAGAAAAAAAGAGCTGAAACTTCCTAAAAATGAAGAAATATTAATGATGAGTGAAATTAAAAATAGCATGCAATAA
- a CDS encoding ABC transporter ATP-binding protein has protein sequence MGNENLIEVRNLKKHFKVGKDAILKAVDGVSFDIRKGETLGLVGESGCGKTTCGRTILGLYEATEGEVIFEGVNIHNFSKKEKREFTKEAQIIFQDPYASLNPRMTVADIVGEGIDIHEIYTGRERLNKIYELLSLVGLNKEHASRFPHEFSGGQRQRIGIARALAIEPKFIVCDEPISALDVSIQAQVVNLLIDLQNKLGLTYLFIAHDLSMVRHISDRVGVMYLGNVVELSDSQELYENPLHPYTKALLSAIPVPDPKVGRERERIMLHGEVPSPINPKPGCKFAARCKYAKEICKKERPELKEREKGHFVSCHLFD, from the coding sequence ATGGGGAATGAAAACTTAATAGAAGTTAGAAATTTAAAAAAACATTTTAAAGTTGGAAAGGATGCTATTTTAAAAGCAGTAGATGGAGTAAGTTTTGATATAAGAAAGGGGGAAACTTTAGGGCTTGTTGGAGAATCAGGCTGTGGTAAAACCACTTGTGGAAGAACTATATTAGGTTTATATGAAGCTACAGAGGGAGAAGTTATATTTGAAGGGGTAAACATTCATAATTTTAGTAAAAAAGAAAAAAGAGAGTTTACTAAAGAAGCACAAATAATTTTCCAAGATCCATATGCTTCTTTAAATCCAAGGATGACAGTTGCGGATATAGTAGGAGAGGGTATAGATATTCATGAGATTTATACAGGAAGAGAAAGACTTAATAAAATATATGAATTGTTAAGTTTAGTTGGATTAAATAAAGAACATGCCTCTAGATTTCCACATGAATTTTCAGGTGGACAAAGGCAGCGAATTGGAATAGCAAGAGCGTTAGCTATAGAGCCTAAGTTTATAGTATGTGATGAACCTATATCAGCTTTGGATGTATCTATACAAGCGCAGGTTGTAAATTTGCTTATAGACCTTCAAAATAAATTGGGGCTTACTTATTTATTTATAGCTCATGATCTTTCTATGGTAAGACATATATCTGATAGAGTAGGAGTAATGTATTTGGGGAATGTGGTGGAGTTGTCTGATAGCCAAGAATTATATGAAAATCCACTTCATCCCTATACAAAAGCCTTATTGTCTGCTATACCTGTTCCAGATCCTAAAGTAGGAAGAGAGAGAGAAAGAATTATGCTTCATGGAGAAGTTCCAAGTCCTATAAATCCTAAACCAGGATGTAAGTTTGCAGCAAGATGTAAGTATGCAAAGGAAATTTGTAAAAAAGAAAGACCGGAACTTAAAGAAAGAGAAAAGGGTCATTTTGTTTCTTGTCATTTGTTTGACTAA
- a CDS encoding ABC transporter ATP-binding protein encodes MERILEVRNLKVSYHTYAGEVQSVRNINFHLNKGETLAIVGESGCGKTVTAKAIMRLIQEPPGEIKEGSEIIFNDKNILDMKEQELRQLRGADISMIFQDPMTSLNPTMKVGKQIAESLIIHRGMNKSEAFKEAVNILQLVNIPNAEKRANQYPHEFSGGMRQRAMIAIALACDPKILIADEPTTALDVTIQAQIMDLIGELQKKLNTAVIMITHDLGVVADTAHRIQVMYAGQIIERGITDEIFYKPKHPYTWALLQSVPRLDTKHKGELYSLEGTPPDLIKPPKGCPFASRCEHCMKICKEQMPEVTKLTETHEVSCWLQDTMAPKVHSSFLSGGEK; translated from the coding sequence ATGGAAAGAATATTAGAGGTAAGAAATTTAAAGGTTTCTTATCATACCTATGCAGGTGAAGTACAATCTGTTAGAAATATAAACTTTCATCTTAACAAAGGAGAAACCCTTGCTATAGTGGGAGAGTCAGGATGTGGGAAAACTGTAACAGCTAAGGCTATAATGAGATTAATACAAGAACCACCAGGAGAAATTAAAGAAGGATCTGAAATAATTTTTAATGATAAAAATATATTAGATATGAAGGAACAGGAATTAAGACAGTTAAGAGGGGCTGATATAAGCATGATATTTCAAGATCCTATGACTTCTCTTAATCCTACAATGAAGGTTGGAAAACAAATAGCTGAAAGTTTAATTATCCATCGTGGAATGAACAAATCAGAAGCTTTTAAAGAAGCTGTTAATATATTGCAATTAGTTAATATACCTAATGCTGAAAAAAGAGCTAATCAATATCCACATGAATTTTCAGGTGGAATGAGACAAAGAGCTATGATAGCTATAGCATTAGCCTGTGATCCTAAAATACTCATAGCAGATGAGCCTACTACAGCATTAGATGTAACTATTCAAGCTCAAATAATGGATCTCATAGGAGAGCTGCAAAAAAAATTAAATACAGCAGTTATAATGATAACTCATGATTTAGGGGTGGTTGCAGATACAGCTCATAGGATACAGGTTATGTATGCAGGGCAAATTATAGAAAGAGGAATTACAGATGAAATATTTTATAAGCCAAAACATCCTTATACTTGGGCGTTGCTTCAATCAGTACCAAGATTGGATACAAAGCATAAGGGAGAACTTTACTCCTTAGAAGGAACTCCTCCAGATTTAATTAAACCACCAAAAGGATGTCCTTTTGCATCAAGATGTGAACATTGTATGAAAATATGTAAAGAACAGATGCCAGAAGTAACAAAATTAACAGAAACTCATGAAGTTTCATGCTGGTTACAGGATACTATGGCACCTAAAGTTCATAGCTCTTTTTTATCTGGAGGTGAGAAATAA
- a CDS encoding ABC transporter permease has protein sequence MAEISKDKFEIIGIDKNASNEINRPNITYWQDAWRRLKQNKVAIGSLILLILIALMTIIGPYLTPYKYWVTDSNIVNMVPNSDHWFGTDMLGRDLFARVWKGGRVSIIIGILGTIIEMTIGVIYGGISGYFGGMVDDIMMRIVEILLSVPYLIVVIIISLILGKGVISLVIAMTITGWCGMARIIRGQILQIREQEYVLAAQALGAKPSRIIKKHLLPNTMGILIVNITLDVPSFIFGEAFLSYIGLGIQSPNTSWGSLASAAQPNLMFYPYQLFFPALFISLTMLSFNLLGDGLRDALDPKMRQ, from the coding sequence ATGGCTGAAATAAGTAAAGATAAGTTTGAAATAATAGGAATAGACAAAAATGCATCTAATGAAATAAATAGACCTAATATAACTTATTGGCAGGATGCTTGGAGAAGACTAAAGCAAAACAAAGTAGCCATAGGGTCATTAATATTACTTATATTAATAGCTTTAATGACAATAATAGGACCCTATTTAACTCCATATAAATATTGGGTTACAGATTCTAATATTGTAAATATGGTGCCTAATTCTGATCATTGGTTTGGAACAGATATGTTAGGTAGAGATTTATTTGCTAGAGTATGGAAAGGTGGAAGAGTTTCTATAATAATAGGAATTTTGGGAACTATTATAGAAATGACAATTGGAGTTATATATGGTGGAATATCTGGTTATTTTGGTGGAATGGTTGATGATATAATGATGAGAATAGTAGAGATATTATTAAGCGTTCCCTATTTAATAGTTGTTATTATAATTTCTCTTATATTAGGAAAAGGGGTTATATCTTTAGTAATAGCAATGACTATAACTGGTTGGTGTGGTATGGCTAGAATAATAAGAGGACAAATTTTACAAATAAGAGAGCAAGAGTATGTGTTAGCAGCTCAAGCTTTAGGGGCTAAGCCTTCAAGAATAATAAAGAAACATTTACTACCAAATACTATGGGTATATTAATTGTTAACATTACTTTAGATGTTCCATCATTTATATTTGGAGAAGCTTTTTTAAGTTATATAGGACTAGGTATACAATCACCAAATACTAGTTGGGGTTCTTTGGCATCAGCGGCACAACCAAACCTAATGTTTTACCCTTATCAACTGTTTTTCCCTGCTTTATTTATAAGTTTGACTATGCTATCATTTAATCTGCTAGGTGATGGATTAAGGGATGCTCTTGATCCTAAGATGCGTCAATAA
- a CDS encoding ABC transporter permease — MFKYILKRLGYMLLTLWIVITITFMLMHAIPGDPLASSAKRLPPQIRANYYAKYGLDKPLTTQYVVYIKNLLKGDLGDSLAFAGRSVNTVIKDGLPASARIGIQAVFLGFVLGIILGVVAAFKRNKWPDYIVMFLALIGVSIPSFVFAALLQYMFTVKFMILPTTGWGGAKYTILPTIALSLSPLAIYARYMRNECLDVLGQDYILTAKAKGVSKVSLVWKHIIRNAILPSITILGPQIASILTGSFVIESIYGIPGLGSSFVGAVNNMDYSMIMGLTVFMAALYIFSLLVVDILYGIIDPRIRITNSK, encoded by the coding sequence ATGTTTAAGTATATCTTAAAAAGATTAGGATATATGTTGCTTACTTTATGGATAGTAATAACCATAACTTTTATGCTAATGCATGCTATACCAGGAGATCCATTAGCATCTAGTGCTAAAAGATTACCACCACAAATAAGAGCTAATTATTATGCTAAATATGGATTAGATAAACCATTAACAACACAATATGTGGTTTATATAAAAAATTTATTAAAGGGTGATTTAGGAGATTCTCTAGCTTTTGCAGGAAGAAGTGTAAATACAGTTATAAAAGATGGATTGCCAGCATCAGCACGAATAGGCATTCAAGCAGTATTCTTAGGGTTCGTATTAGGAATAATATTAGGGGTTGTGGCAGCCTTTAAAAGAAATAAATGGCCAGATTATATAGTTATGTTTTTAGCCTTGATTGGTGTTTCTATACCAAGTTTTGTTTTTGCAGCACTACTTCAATATATGTTTACAGTTAAATTCATGATATTGCCAACTACTGGTTGGGGTGGTGCAAAGTATACTATACTTCCTACTATAGCTTTAAGCTTAAGTCCTTTAGCTATATATGCAAGATACATGAGGAATGAGTGCTTGGATGTTTTAGGACAAGATTATATATTGACAGCAAAAGCAAAGGGGGTATCAAAGGTTTCTTTAGTTTGGAAACATATAATAAGAAATGCTATTCTTCCTAGTATAACTATATTAGGGCCTCAAATAGCAAGTATATTAACAGGATCTTTTGTTATTGAAAGTATATATGGTATACCGGGATTAGGAAGCTCTTTTGTTGGAGCTGTAAATAATATGGATTATTCTATGATTATGGGACTTACTGTATTTATGGCTGCTCTTTATATATTTTCTTTGTTAGTTGTAGATATATTATATGGAATTATAGATCCAAGAATTAGAATTACAAACTCAAAATAA
- a CDS encoding peptide ABC transporter substrate-binding protein: MKSKRLLAAAVSCIVLASVALTGCGGKKNASGGKGADKEQYLNMILQEEPKSLDPAKSTDLYSSQVISEVYDGLTRLEVDEKGKDVVKPAGAEKWDISEDGLKWTFHLRDYEWSDGKKVTAKDYEYGIKRNLDPKTASEYAYLLAPIKNANEYNAGKAKADEVGVKALDDKTLEINLAGPCAYFLKITYFKLMMPQRQDIVEKYGEKFGTEASNMVFCGPFIIKEWVHANKMELVKNEKYWDAKSVKLNNVHMKIINNESARMQELLNGGIDFSNVQKPEWKEKFKKADKFEVKKVIEPATNIEFFNQKVKLFSNAKVRKAFSLAINREEVSKTLFKNDFTPAYGFVPLSLQIGDKEFRKEAKEEPIKKLKEENQDPKKLLVEGLKELGMDSDPSKVTVNYLTGSTSDQQKEICEFFQEMYQKALGVKVNIEYVQWPVYMKRINNAEYEISGMAWTGDYDDPMTEFDLWMTGAKALPTNYSNTKYDELIKKAALLPEEKNEERMKLFKEAEEILLYEDAVIAPAVYRARNIYQRKYVKGIMVPQFGSLYDVKYAYTEGRE; the protein is encoded by the coding sequence GTGAAAAGTAAAAGGTTATTAGCAGCTGCAGTGTCTTGTATTGTTTTGGCTTCAGTAGCGCTGACTGGCTGTGGAGGAAAGAAAAATGCATCAGGAGGTAAAGGTGCAGACAAAGAACAATATCTAAATATGATTTTGCAAGAAGAACCTAAAAGTTTAGATCCAGCTAAATCAACAGACTTGTATTCTTCACAGGTTATTTCTGAGGTTTATGATGGATTAACAAGATTGGAAGTAGATGAAAAAGGTAAAGATGTAGTTAAGCCAGCAGGAGCAGAAAAATGGGATATATCTGAGGATGGATTAAAATGGACTTTTCATTTAAGAGATTATGAGTGGTCTGATGGAAAGAAAGTTACTGCAAAGGATTATGAATATGGTATAAAAAGAAACTTAGATCCTAAAACTGCATCAGAGTATGCTTACTTATTAGCTCCAATAAAAAATGCGAATGAATATAATGCAGGAAAAGCAAAAGCTGATGAAGTTGGAGTAAAAGCTTTAGATGATAAAACTTTAGAAATAAATTTAGCTGGACCTTGTGCATATTTCTTAAAGATAACATATTTTAAATTAATGATGCCACAAAGACAGGATATAGTTGAAAAGTATGGAGAGAAATTTGGTACAGAGGCTTCTAATATGGTATTCTGTGGACCTTTTATCATAAAGGAATGGGTACATGCGAATAAAATGGAATTAGTTAAAAATGAAAAATATTGGGATGCTAAATCTGTCAAATTAAATAATGTTCATATGAAAATTATAAATAATGAATCTGCTAGAATGCAAGAGCTTCTAAATGGAGGAATAGATTTCAGTAATGTTCAAAAACCAGAATGGAAAGAAAAGTTCAAAAAAGCTGATAAATTTGAAGTGAAAAAAGTTATTGAACCAGCAACAAATATTGAATTCTTTAATCAAAAAGTTAAATTATTTAGCAACGCTAAAGTAAGAAAAGCTTTTTCTTTAGCTATTAATAGAGAAGAGGTTTCAAAAACTTTATTTAAAAATGACTTTACACCAGCCTATGGATTTGTTCCACTTTCATTACAAATAGGGGATAAAGAATTTAGAAAAGAAGCTAAAGAAGAACCAATCAAGAAATTAAAAGAAGAAAATCAAGATCCAAAGAAACTTTTAGTTGAAGGATTAAAAGAATTAGGAATGGATTCTGATCCAAGTAAAGTAACAGTAAATTATTTAACAGGCTCTACAAGTGATCAACAAAAAGAAATTTGCGAATTTTTCCAAGAGATGTATCAAAAAGCTTTAGGGGTCAAAGTAAATATAGAATATGTTCAATGGCCAGTATACATGAAAAGAATAAATAATGCGGAATATGAAATATCTGGTATGGCTTGGACAGGAGATTATGATGATCCTATGACAGAATTTGATTTGTGGATGACTGGAGCCAAAGCTCTCCCAACAAATTACTCAAATACAAAATATGATGAATTAATTAAAAAAGCTGCATTGTTACCAGAAGAAAAGAATGAAGAAAGAATGAAATTATTTAAAGAAGCTGAAGAAATATTATTATATGAAGATGCTGTAATAGCACCAGCAGTTTATAGAGCTAGAAATATTTATCAAAGAAAATATGTAAAGGGAATAATGGTTCCACAATTTGGTTCTTTATATGATGTTAAATATGCCTATACAGAAGGCAGAGAGTAA
- a CDS encoding aspartate-semialdehyde dehydrogenase — MNYNVAVVGATGMVGRKFIEILESRNFPIENIYFFASKRSAGKTLKFKASEILVEELKEDNIKNKKIDFALFSAGGDISKEFAPVFVKYGATVIDNSSAWRMNPEVPLVVPEVNAEDIKWNKGIIANPNCSTIQALVALKPLHDKYKIKRIVYSTYQAVSGAGLSGFNDLKNGYTGEAPKKFSYAIAGNILPHIDVFLENGYTKEEMKMIDETKKMLHDDSLKITATTARVPVFHGHSESINVELEKPFELEDIFEIYKNAEGIVLKDDVDNLVYPMPIDVAGHDEVYVGRIRRDFSVDNGLNLWVVADNIRKGAALNAIQIAEHIIKSK; from the coding sequence ATGAATTACAATGTAGCAGTAGTAGGAGCTACTGGAATGGTAGGAAGAAAATTTATAGAAATTTTAGAGAGTAGAAACTTTCCTATAGAAAACATCTACTTTTTTGCTTCTAAAAGGTCTGCAGGTAAAACTTTAAAGTTTAAAGCTTCTGAAATATTGGTAGAGGAATTAAAAGAAGATAATATAAAAAATAAAAAAATAGATTTCGCATTATTTTCTGCTGGTGGAGATATAAGTAAAGAATTTGCACCTGTTTTTGTTAAATATGGTGCTACAGTAATTGACAACAGCAGTGCTTGGAGAATGAACCCGGAAGTTCCTTTAGTTGTTCCTGAAGTGAATGCTGAAGATATAAAATGGAATAAAGGAATAATTGCAAATCCAAATTGTTCAACTATACAAGCTTTAGTGGCTTTAAAGCCTCTTCATGATAAATATAAAATCAAAAGAATAGTATATTCAACTTATCAAGCTGTATCCGGTGCTGGTTTAAGCGGTTTTAATGATCTTAAAAATGGTTATACAGGAGAGGCACCAAAAAAATTCTCTTATGCTATTGCAGGAAATATATTGCCACATATAGATGTATTCTTAGAAAACGGATATACAAAAGAAGAAATGAAAATGATTGATGAAACTAAAAAGATGCTTCATGATGACAGTCTAAAAATAACAGCAACTACAGCTAGAGTACCTGTATTCCATGGGCATAGTGAAAGTATAAATGTAGAGCTTGAAAAACCTTTTGAATTAGAAGATATATTTGAAATTTACAAAAATGCTGAGGGTATAGTACTTAAAGATGATGTGGATAACTTAGTTTATCCTATGCCTATTGATGTAGCTGGTCATGACGAAGTTTATGTAGGAAGAATAAGAAGAGACTTTAGTGTAGATAATGGCTTAAATTTATGGGTAGTAGCAGATAATATTAGAAAAGGTGCTGCACTTAACGCAATTCAAATAGCTGAGCATATAATAAAAAGTAAATAA
- the dapA gene encoding 4-hydroxy-tetrahydrodipicolinate synthase, giving the protein MSIFKGSGVAIVTPFNETGVDFTKLSELIEWHIKSKTDAIIVCGTTGEATTMTETERKETIKFVIDKVNKRIPVIAGTGSNNTAASIAMSKWAESIGVDGLLVITPYYNKTTQKGLVKHFKAVSDAVNTPIIIYNVPGRTGLNITPGTLKELCEDKNIVAVKEASGNISQIAQIKALCGDKLDIYSGNDDQIIPILALGGIGVISVLANVIPEDVHNMCELYLNGKVNEALKIQLDSLALTNALFIETNPIPVKTAMNLMNMKVGDLRLPLCEMNENNLEVLKKELKAYNLM; this is encoded by the coding sequence ATGAGTATTTTTAAAGGTTCTGGAGTAGCTATAGTAACCCCTTTCAATGAAACTGGAGTAGATTTTACTAAACTTTCTGAACTAATAGAATGGCATATAAAATCCAAAACTGATGCTATAATAGTTTGCGGAACTACAGGTGAAGCAACTACAATGACGGAAACTGAAAGAAAAGAAACTATAAAGTTCGTAATAGATAAAGTAAATAAAAGAATTCCTGTTATAGCTGGTACTGGTAGTAATAATACTGCCGCCTCCATCGCTATGAGTAAATGGGCAGAAAGTATAGGAGTAGATGGATTATTAGTAATAACTCCATATTATAATAAAACAACACAAAAAGGCTTAGTTAAACATTTTAAAGCTGTTTCTGATGCTGTTAATACTCCTATAATTATATATAATGTTCCTGGAAGAACAGGACTTAATATAACCCCTGGTACTTTAAAAGAGTTATGCGAAGATAAAAACATAGTAGCTGTAAAAGAAGCTAGTGGAAATATAAGTCAAATAGCTCAAATTAAAGCTTTATGTGGTGACAAATTAGATATATATTCTGGAAACGATGATCAAATAATTCCTATATTAGCTCTTGGAGGAATAGGTGTTATTTCTGTATTAGCTAATGTAATTCCAGAGGATGTTCATAATATGTGTGAATTATATTTAAATGGTAAGGTTAATGAAGCTTTAAAAATTCAATTAGATTCTTTAGCTCTTACTAATGCTTTATTTATAGAAACAAATCCTATACCAGTAAAAACAGCAATGAATCTTATGAACATGAAGGTAGGAGATCTAAGACTTCCTTTATGTGAAATGAATGAAAATAATTTAGAAGTATTAAAAAAAGAATTAAAAGCTTATAATTTAATGTAA
- the dapB gene encoding 4-hydroxy-tetrahydrodipicolinate reductase, protein MVRVILNGSNGKMGKVICNLAENYSNLEIVAGIDKGEATSSFPVFNDINKCNIEADVILDFSRPDALNGLLNFATSKNMPIIICTTGFSEEQIKLIEETSKKIPVFRSANMSIGINIVNNILKNISAFMYKNFDIEIIEKHHNQKVDAPSGTAILLGDTIRGSIKDDTKYTYGREGSSKRTHDEIGMHAIRGGTIVGEHDVIFAGAGETIEIKHTALSREVFAVGALNACLFMSGKEAGLYNMDNVIQAAL, encoded by the coding sequence ATGGTAAGAGTTATATTAAATGGTTCTAATGGGAAAATGGGAAAGGTTATTTGTAATTTAGCAGAAAATTATTCTAATTTAGAAATTGTAGCAGGCATAGATAAAGGTGAAGCAACTTCTTCTTTCCCTGTTTTTAATGATATAAATAAATGTAATATAGAAGCTGATGTTATACTAGATTTTTCAAGGCCTGACGCATTAAATGGTTTGCTAAACTTTGCTACTTCAAAAAATATGCCTATAATAATATGCACTACAGGCTTTTCTGAGGAACAAATAAAACTTATAGAAGAAACTTCAAAAAAAATACCTGTTTTCAGATCTGCTAATATGTCTATAGGTATTAATATAGTCAACAATATATTAAAAAATATAAGTGCTTTTATGTATAAAAACTTTGATATAGAAATAATAGAGAAACATCATAACCAAAAAGTAGATGCTCCAAGTGGAACTGCTATTCTTCTAGGAGATACTATAAGAGGTTCCATAAAAGATGATACTAAATATACTTATGGAAGAGAAGGTAGTTCAAAGAGAACTCATGATGAAATAGGTATGCATGCTATAAGAGGTGGCACTATAGTAGGTGAACATGATGTTATATTTGCTGGAGCTGGAGAAACTATAGAAATCAAACATACAGCTTTATCTAGAGAAGTATTTGCTGTAGGCGCATTAAACGCTTGTTTATTTATGAGTGGTAAGGAAGCTGGATTATACAACATGGATAACGTAATACAAGCAGCTTTATAG
- a CDS encoding pyridoxal phosphate-dependent aminotransferase, with product MDYMKTQEVISKKVQRIEISGIRRFFNKVLNYKDVISLTLGQPDFKVPSRIKKELINAIEEDKTTYTSNAGLRDLRLEIERYLKIMDINYNAEEICVTVGGSEGLMCVFSTLLNEGDKVLIPSPAYPAYESCVKLLGGEILNYKLKNDFSIDFSNLENILQKEKPKVMVLSYPSNPTGAILSKEDNYKLYKIIKENNIIVISDEIYSSLCFEEKYYSIAQYEDIKDKVILVSGFSKMFSMTGLRIGYVCAKNEFINSIIKVHQYNVSCAPSICQWGAYAGLKYCMEDVAYMKEEFIKRRDFVYDRLKYMGIDTYLPKGAFYIFPSIKKYNMTSEEFCERLLKEAKVAIVPGSAFGEMGEGHIRISYAYSMEELNEALNRMESWLNKLTI from the coding sequence ATGGATTATATGAAAACTCAAGAAGTTATCTCTAAAAAAGTTCAAAGAATTGAGATTTCTGGAATAAGAAGATTTTTTAATAAGGTTTTAAATTATAAGGATGTTATTTCATTAACCTTAGGTCAACCAGATTTTAAAGTGCCAAGCAGAATAAAAAAGGAATTAATAAATGCCATAGAAGAAGATAAAACGACCTATACATCTAATGCAGGATTAAGAGATTTGAGATTAGAAATAGAAAGATATCTTAAAATTATGGATATTAATTATAATGCAGAAGAAATATGTGTAACTGTAGGTGGTAGCGAGGGATTAATGTGTGTATTTTCTACACTATTGAATGAAGGAGACAAAGTTTTAATACCGTCACCTGCATATCCAGCTTATGAAAGCTGTGTAAAACTATTAGGGGGAGAAATATTAAATTATAAATTGAAAAATGATTTTTCTATAGATTTTTCAAATTTAGAAAATATATTACAAAAGGAAAAACCTAAAGTTATGGTGTTATCTTATCCATCTAATCCCACAGGGGCTATACTTTCTAAAGAAGATAATTATAAATTATATAAAATAATAAAAGAAAATAATATTATAGTAATAAGTGATGAAATATACAGTTCCTTATGTTTTGAGGAGAAATATTATTCTATAGCTCAGTATGAAGATATAAAAGATAAGGTTATATTGGTTAGTGGATTTTCAAAGATGTTTTCAATGACTGGTCTTAGAATAGGATATGTTTGTGCTAAGAATGAATTCATAAATTCTATAATAAAGGTTCATCAATATAATGTGTCTTGTGCCCCTTCTATATGTCAGTGGGGAGCCTATGCAGGATTAAAATACTGTATGGAAGATGTAGCTTATATGAAAGAGGAATTTATAAAAAGAAGAGATTTTGTATATGATAGATTAAAGTACATGGGCATAGATACCTATCTTCCAAAGGGTGCTTTTTATATATTTCCTTCCATAAAAAAATATAATATGACTAGCGAAGAATTCTGTGAAAGACTTTTAAAGGAAGCTAAGGTAGCTATAGTTCCTGGTTCAGCCTTTGGAGAAATGGGAGAAGGGCATATTAGGATATCTTATGCCTATAGCATGGAAGAATTAAATGAAGCTTTAAATAGAATGGAATCTTGGTTAAATAAACTCACAATATAA